One Harpia harpyja isolate bHarHar1 chromosome 11, bHarHar1 primary haplotype, whole genome shotgun sequence genomic window, gctttaaaatacttgtttaaattagtgacaatttaaagaaaaattgcttttcagttttaaagtACCATAAAGCCTTTCTTCAGTTGAATAAGCAATATCATGGTCAGATTAATATTCTAACCTTCTTCTAGCAGGTAAGTATCATAAGGTTTTTGTTGGTCTCCTCCAGTTCCTTGATTTTATGATTTGGAGTAATGGATTTCAGcacataattttctgttttctaaaatacaggaaaaattcTGATCTACTTTTAGAGCACTTTAAGATCTATGAATACAAGTTTTATAAGTGCCTAATGATGTTATTAGTCTAggtagaataataataatatagcTTGCACTGATTACCAAAACCATAATGAAAATGAATAGCAAAAATAGCTTTCATTTGGTGCATTTCTAATTTACTATTTATGTAATTAGTTAGTATTGATAGACTATATCTGTTTCTCAGATTTAAGGAGTTATTACTATTTAAGTGCTCATTATGGTCCACTCAGTTTCATGTAAATGCATAGCTTTGTAAGAAGAGAGAGAATTcctcttttattgttattaaaaattTATACATAGTAGCACACAATTGCCGTAATAGTACTGTCTAGTACCTGGCATAAAGACTGTCCCTACAGTTTGAGGAGAAAATAGCATCACCTCTTCTGAAGTTTTCCCTTAAATTTAAGCCCTGCCAGTTCTTTTTGACTTCCTCCCTGTCTCCCTTCATAATAGTGCAAGTGGGGCAGAAATAAAATGCCTCCTTTCAGGTCAGTGCAGATGTTTTGATTGCTGTGTAACAAGCACTTTCATTAATCAAgtttaaaaatcactatttttctggaaagttatttcttcatttttaactcCATTCTGGTGGAAGTAATTACCATTTTTCTTATTTGACTAGTTAACTTTGTATCATTTAACATTAAAATTTGGTGAATTTTCCACTGTAATCAACAATACTATTTAACATTGAGAATTCTTATTTTTATCATCCTTAATGTGCCCTTTGAGGATACTGCCTGAAGAAGGGAGTCATATAAACGGCTCCTATATCTAAAGACACAAAGACTGCTTTGTATTTGTTTCCTTCTACAGCAGTTTTGTAACTACAAGCTTATAAGGTGCCAAGGCAGAGAAGTTTTCCTCTTGTGCTGTATAACCTTGAACAGCCTGGCTTTTGAGCATCTTTTCCTTGTATCTCTTCCTGATATGTTGTCCTGATACTCTTCCTGAGTGCCATTATTGTAAACTCCTTGCACCCATGCCAAACTGGGGAGAAGTTCACGGTCATTTTGGCTAATATGCCTAAGGATGGGATAGCAGCATATCCAGTAACATTCCTACAATGCTTTTTAAACTGAATGCAATATAGACAAAACCCTTATATATTTGGGGAGCATAACATTCATCAGAGTTTTCATTTGGCATCGCAATACAGTGTTAATTCAGGAACACGAATTTAAATATTTGTGCTGTTTTGCTGCTAAATTATCTTAGAGGAATCTACAACTGCTGTTTACTCACTGTAGAGATTCTAGCCTGAGAAAGTGGCTAGTACCCACCTCCAACATCCCAAGATCCTTTCAGCTTTGCTTACAAGAACAAGTTGAAAATTTGTGTTTCCATTGCTGTAGTTATCAGCCTACATACTAAGTTTGTTGTGTGtcccccctttattttttttgacTACTTCATCCTCCAGTTTTTGACAAATAAtatgagagagggagaggagcttAAATATCCATCATGATGCTATTCATGCCTAAATGCatgaatctattttttttttaatcccagcacAGAAGTGTATGTCATAAAGACTACTCTGAAAACTTGTGCTCGAAAACTTAGCATTGCAATGCTTCATTCAAACTAATTTGTAACCTTCTCTGTTCTGTTTGAATAGACTGGTGTATGGACCACACTTGCCAAGATTgagcagaattttttaaaaccACTGCATGTAGGACTCAATATGTCAAAAGCACACTACgaagcagaaataaagaataagaaagaaaacagaagaggttagttgttctcttttttttcttagctttgttCATATTTAGAAACTTTGGAAATCCTTTGGAAGCAAAGAATTGGTGAGTGCTATATAGACCGTGTTTTATTTAACTATTGACACTATTCCAAATTTCAAATAATTAAGTAATTGCTATATTtgatattaataattttaataattggTCAGAAAAATCTCAACTTGTTTATCTCTCATCACGTTTTTAAACCTTATGGAAACCTGATAGAAATGTCACATGAAGACCTTCAAAGCTTGTTCTGCATTTATACTTTTGATTTTAAGGTTAGACAGGAGCATCTAAGTATCTCTGAATCTATAGCCCTTAGGTTTCATACTATGTGTGGGGAGGTTaacaagagaagaaataattcacACAGCAAATAGGTGCTCTCTTAAAGACTGAAGGATTACattctggattttcttttaaatttttttttaatctgacacaAAGAATCAGATTCTGCTCCGAGTTAAGCAGACAAATTCCACAGAGCATAAGAGCTGTAGCTGCTTTAGGTGGTCCCTGTGTATGTCAGATCTTTTGTTCCTTTGTGGTCTCCATTATAATTACGACAGCCCAAGGAACTTGCTTCTGCTACCAAAAATGTCAGTACAGCTTTTTGCCGCTAGTCTTATCCTCTTCTGTTGTTGTAAACTATGTAAGTATGAGGCAGAGAAGGGGAATTTTTCTGAAGGCAACCTGTGGATATCTTTCTAAAGGGAATCCTTTACAATTAATCCAGAAGCTTTTTCTTTAAGTCCCTCTACGTTTCTCTAGCCTTTGACAAAGCATAAAGAGATTTGAGTTTGGGAGAGAACATCTAACTCGTAACAGTAAATGGTTTAGCCTTTTTCCCCAATGTATAATCTTTGTAAGCATTATGCTGAATTTCAAATATGTGGTCTGAATGTAAGAGGTTTTCCCCTTAGTTTTCAGACTTGTCCTTGTAGTTTTGCCTGCTGCAAGTAATCTGCCTGGAACAGAGAAGCCTGCAgccttttcttaataaaataagtatttcatgTCTGGATTCATTAAGTCAAGCTAAAGAACCTCCTACTATCTCTCTGGAtgtggaaatattaaaaatgtgtcaAAAAAAGACCagatttaataacttttttttccttttaaggagCATTTTAGCTATATAAAATTGTTCTGAGTTGCAGATATTGCCTGTTTagtaattgtcgtggtttaaccccagccagcaactaaacaccacgcagctgctcactccctccctccccccgcagtgggatgggggagaaaatcgggaaaagaagcaaaacccatgggttgagataagaatggtttaatagaacagaaaagaagaaactaataatgataatgataacactaataaaatgacaacagcaataatgaaaggattggaatgtacaaatgatgcgcagtgcaattgctcaccacccgccgaccaacaccccgccagtccccgagcggcgaatccctgcccccacttccccgttcctatactagatgggacgtcacatggtatggaataccccgttggccagtttgggtcaggtgccctggctgtgtcctgtgccaacttcttgtgcccctccagctttctcgctggctgggcatgagaagctgaaaaatccttgacattagtctaaagactactgagcaacaactgaagacatcagtgttatccacattcttcgcatactgaactcaaaacatagcactgtaccagctactaggaagacagttaactctatcccagctgaaaccaggacagtaatgtAGTCATATGTGTTGTAGAAAGCATAGAGATAGCATCCAGCTCAAACTGTCTTCCTCTTAAGGTTCAGCACTTTCTGTCCTGTGTTTGGTCAGTCCCTACATTTGTGGTTTTTAACAATTACTGTCTAGAAGTGCTAATACATTAAATACTCTTTTCATTCCAAAAGTTATGTGAAACAGCAGCCTGATCTCTGGTTGCTTATTTTCTTCTACAGAGGCACACAGTTCTAACACAGTTTGTTCTGTAACTGTTAGTGGCGAAAAGATGCCTGCTATGACTACTGAAATGCAGCTTCAGGTGAGTTTGCATTTCCTTCAAAGTAATTCAGAAgtattgaaattttcttttcaatctgGAGACAAACATACATGTGCAGTgggtaaaaaaaaaccaaaacaaccaaaaacctaATTTCTTTTGTCATTTCAGGTTTTGCACTCGGCCCTCTTCACATTTGATTTAATAGAAAGTGTTCTAGCTCGAGTAGAAGAACTCattgaagtgaaaataaaagctgtaatgGATGAAAATAATTAGGTCAGCTGAAGTATTTGAGTTAGTGTACTTCTTACAAGATCATTTTGACTAAGAGACTTTGGTTGAAAAGGAGACTACTAACCCTTAAGGAAGAGCAATTTAGAGTGGCCTCTAGAAGAATTGCAAATGCTGCTCTTCATAAGtcttgttgctggtttttttttttttttattttgctgttgttgtaTGCAATTCACAGAAATGGTGTATTTACTACAGTATTCATCTTCAGAATTTGATGCTCTTTAAGTTTAGAAACTAAaaacaagggggtttttttgttcttatgcTGTGGCAAGGACGTATGgttgtgcatttatttttctgttaattttcaaaatttgttaGATAATAGTTGCTGACTGGTGTTGTGAATTGCAAAGAATTTTATAAAGTGACTGGAGAACCATTAATTAAAAAGCACTGTTTAAGCACAAGGTATTTTTATTAGCACTTTTTAATGTTGACAAACAAGCTTCTATATTTACAAACAGGACTGTAAGTTCCTATGGCAAAGGAGACcaggtttaaagaaaaacacatcagCTTGGAGCCAAGTAAGATGTTAAAACTTAGTAACACAACAGATAAcacttgtgtttaaaaaacacaCCATGTAAGATTTAATACATATACCTGTTTATGCATGGGAAACCTATATTTTGGAATTGTTTTGATCATCCTTATCTTTAATGATAGAGTTTTCCTTaagatatattaaatattttgggaAATTATTATAAACATATGAGCGTATAAGTTCAGAATCAGGTTAAAAATAAGGATGGCTTTTCTATAGTGCagttaaacaacttttttttttttttcttagaatgcACGTTTGGTATAACGTATGCTATTTTTCACTGTATAGTTATTTAATATAAATTTCCATTCCAAATGCATAAGTTGTATATAGTCTTTTGAAATGTAACTATATTAAGaacattcagtattttgtttaaaatgttgcCACTCTATTTATGAATAGAACCCCCAAATACTAAATTAATTACAATGCAACTGGTAGTCCTGAAGCATCTTCCAAACTGGACTGTTTTCTATTATTTGGGCTTTTGCCATTGCTATTTTGTAACGAGTATCATCTGCTTGTGGCTTGGAAGTTAccttagaggaaagaaaaatattatgagTAGGACACAGTAACTTTTAGGTAATAAAATATTCAAcatcttatttttcaaatagtACAAATGTAAAATTATTCAGCAGTGAAATCTGAATCATGTTTTCTGGAGTAGATAATCAGGAATGATGTACACAGAGGTGATGTGATGTATCCCTTTAGGTGCAAGACCAGTCCTAAAATAACCAGTCTTGTCAGCATTGCATCTGATTATCTGGATAGTATTTCAACGGGAGTTGGGTATGGTAGCCCAGGATTGGTTGGATGGTATTGCTCCCTTGGCCATGTCTGTTAACCTGGGGCAAAACCATTCATTTTTTAGGCCCTATACCAGTTGAGGGATTGTCTGGCAAAAGATGAGCTCATTAAACTGGCTCTGTACTGCATCAGTAAGAAATAATGTAATGGCAACCAATAGATTTGTGGTATATACTATCATCACTTCTTATGGGGCTCTCCTGTTGAAATTTGGTGTAAACATTCTGAACAAGTAGAAAAGCAAATTCAAGTTTATATTATCAGCAGTAATCTTAAAAGTGTTTACATTAAGAGATGGGGCCAGACATCAGTAGATTCCATAAAAAGTTTAAGTTCAGTGTTCAACATTGTAATAAGTATTTAACAAGTTTTGCCATATATAATAAGCAAGATGTAgcttacacatttaaaaaatgataaatacTCTGAATAGGTTAATGCTTATTATTTTGAGATGCCCATTTCAGAAAAGGATAAAATGTAAATTCATATTTGATTCCTAACATGTCATTCAACCTGCTCTTCTTATTTTTGGTACATGGGATGCTGCTAGTACTGTTACAGTTAGTATCTAAGTTAgaattttcatggaaaaatgtactttaaagagGTTCAGTAAATAGATTTAATTAATAATGTGTTGATGCATGCAGGATAtgttgcagaaacacagaaaaattacaCTCATTAAGCTGTAGAAATAATATACTAGTATGTgcatcattaaaaatacataagtaACTAGAGTTTTCAGATTGGCATTTTTACTTTAAGTTGAAGTCATTACATATTTAGATCTCATGCTGGTTCTGCACTAGTAAATGAAGTGAAGACATCCTAACTTAACAGTGGTAAATAAGAGCCGAATTAGCTCTTAAATATCTAACTTGTCTTCATAGATGCTATTAAGAGCTTTTAAAGTTACTTTAACAATAAAGACTCAGCTAAAGCATCAGAGTAACAGTCCAACCTCAATGTATTGCATGGATTGTGGTCAATATGACCCAAAAAGtttcattaaggaaaaataaatattttatggttCTTGGCTTTTTCTGGCTCTAATATACTCAGaactaatatttttaattatatgcaACCAGACTCACCTTAGCTATAGTTAGCATTAACTTAACAGTTTCAGCAGTATTATGAACTGGTATTACACGTAAATTACTGCCCAGGAATCTGCACATCAAAATATATTAAGGTTAAGGTTACTTTTAGAATGCATATTTAATTTGTTAAGCCATAAAGCTCAAAAAGCATTACCACATGATGTGAACAACTTCTTACTGTGCCTTCACCACAAGTACGTGGAAGATTGCTTTTATCTTTAAAGGCAACTGCAGAGTTCATGCTGTTTGTATAGCCATCTGTCCCATTTAGGTGGGATTTGGAAGGGCTCATTTCTTTTTCTAGGGCTCTTTGACAATCAGTCAACACTTCTTAAGCATGTGTACGTTCAGAGAACTTAACCCTGTTCTGCTATATTGTTGAAGACTGTCCATTCTCAGTGccagtaaaaaaaatgtttgggttttgtttatggCTTTGAAAGAACACAGGAAAGTATCTAAAAAACACTGtgctaaaaatacttcagaatttgAAGTAAATCTTTGCCATGTACTATCTAAATATAGCAATCTGTACGTCAGATGTGATTAAGATAATGGGATAATTCTCATAAGAATTTCATGTAAAGACTTGTTCATTCAAATAATTTACCCTGAAATTCCTTCTCTTTCTATAAATAATGTTATTCATATGCATTTATTCTTGAGAATGAAATCTGAAGATTTAAAATACTAGCATCAGTTGTCATTCAGTGCAGTCATGGAAGAGAGAGAGATCAAAGCTTAAGCAAGCAGAGAGACTCTCCTTAACACTTGAATCTTAAGTGTGTTGTAGCAATGACAACAAAGGTAATATTGCTGCCGTTTTTTGTTGTAGAGCTAAAACATGATAGGATCTTAACAACAAAGAATGAGGAGTATTAAATAATCAAAAATTTAATCCAAACAAAGTGCCCAGCTGCTCAATTGTATACTCCCCTGTGATCTCCCCTAGTGACTACCACCTGTTCGTCCCCTCAGTCTGTTTTATGACTTGGACTCATTCACATTAAAGACCCATGCTGGTTAGGTATCTGATCTGAACTTGGCTGCCTATTCTTCTaattagcaaaaataaatgttataggCAGGTGCTAAGTAGTTACTCTGGTCACTGTTGAGTTTCGCTAAAATATGATGCAGAAATTGGTTTGATTTACATCTAGGGATTAGGGAAATAAATGCATGCAACTTTGCTAGTACAAGCAATGGGCTCAGCAAAGCATGAATGAATGAAGTGCAACAAAGAAACAATTACATGTACTTACTTAGATCCATGAAAATCCATTTCTATCAATAGTTTTGCTTCCAATTACTGCAAGTCTAAATTTagtttgtattttattaatttgatCAATGGGCAGAACACTGGCCATTAGAACAAATGGCTGGTCTTTGCTCCAAGGTGTTTAAAAGTTAACATAGAGATTTACTGTGGATATTAGTGGAATGCTTGTTTGAGCTGTGATGATAAAGATTGCTTTTCTCCCACTTCTTCCATGATACCCACAACCCTACATAAAGTGTTTATGCTGTTGAACAACAATCCTATAACCTtcttgttaataataataaaaaaataaaccttccgcaattgcaacaaaaccatagataagcagaaagaaacagtaaTACAGAAAGACCTGAAAATACCAGGGgactttgttttttaacaaatccAATAGCCGACTTGTAGTTTGAGAGAATATGGCACAAGTTTCAACCCCACCAGTGCAAAAGCTCAGTCAGTGATTTACATACAATAGCAGAACTTCAAGCTGCCAGGTAGTAGAAAAGCACATGCATATAGAATACAATTGTGCCTTGTCAACATCAATTTGGTATGGCCTGCAATgacaaaactattatttttattttaataaaattactgACTTGCCAAATGGAATACAGTTTCAAAACATCGCGTTTGTTAGTGATCAACACATCCGTTGTACATAACCACAAAGTAGATATTGACAATTTGCATTGCCATCAGCTGAATAACATGTCTTGCTGAATGGTGGCAGAGCTTTTAAGACCTTTCGTGAAAATTTATGGAATTTTCACAAATGGGTAATAGATTTCCTACATTTCATCCCATATACTCTGCTACTCATCAGCATTTGGCAGTGTGCCCAGGATTTAACGAAAGTGGTGCTAATTTCAAGGAGGTAAAGATCAAAGTCTGCACTAGTCTTGAGCAAAAATCAACTGCAGTCAGGACTACCATACCTACCAGAAAATAGTTTTGACTACAAGTATGGAGCACAATCTGATAACTGTTATCAGCAGGTACGTACTGAAACATGCAAGTTTTCAGGATTCATTAGAAATCACAAAGTTTTAAACAAACCAGTTTTAATGTCCAGTTTTATACTTTTGAtgtaaaataacattaattatttCAATTGTTCTAGCTCTGTATAACAGACACTGTTCCAAGTAAACAGATTTAAAAGCTGGTAAAGAATCTGTGCTTTACAATGAAGCTTTTTCTCATGAAGGAAGCTTGCctgttctgttttgaaaattaCTATGAAAAGATGCTGACAGAGCTAAGAAAACTGCCTAATTTTCCAGGTCAagagaaaactttaaaaagaattatATTACGTAGCCCTAAAATGATTGAAAGGGTTGTTATTTGCTATATTTTGAGGAACATCCTCTTTTGTTACCTATGACATGTCAGATTAATTCACTTTGTATTCTTTTCATTTGCCATTCATAAACAtatgctttaaataattttgcagtgcattagcaaaataaaattcacattccTGAAAATAATTCCTAAAATAATATCCCTGAATCTAAGACTGCTACTTCATTTCTTCCTAGCAATAAAAAATCTGGTTTGATGTTGAAATCATACCTTCTTTGAATCCTAAACATGACATTCCATTCTTCTGGTCCATGAAGAGCAgctgacaaaaccaaaaaactgttcCGATGAATGTTTATGAACTTCTGAATTCTTTTGGAAAACTGTTCTTCCCCTGTCATAAGCAATTCTTGAGTGTCTGACAGTATAAATGCAACACCTACTGAAGAAACTGATGTAAATGTACACATCATGGCAGTAATGTGATTAAGTTCTCACCACAAACCAGGAAGCAGAATTCTTATTCAACCATTAGTTTAAAAGGCGATGGAACAAAAGATGTGAATGAATTTACACATCTTGACAGGGAAATGCAATCATGAGATTTGGCCAGTGATGACTAGTAATTTTAAGATAAAACTACAAATAACTCGGAGGTTAGTTTCTACCataacatcaaaaaaacccccaactgtTCAATCCACTCAAAGTACAGACATGTGAATGCCTTTGAAAGTACATGCTTCAGGAACAAGCTATAAAGTAATTAATTTAGGACAAATGCAAAGATTGATTGAAGAGCTCAGGAAGTCCCATTTCTAAATGAGATAAACACACCTGTAACATCTTAAAAGTTAGCTAAACTGTCTACCGTGAAAAATGGAATCATAACCCTGTCAACTAAGTTATTCTGAAAGGGCAAGTTAAGAAGGCTGAAGTTTAGAAGTCTTAACAATCAAGGATGCAAAAGATGAGGCCAATGCATGCCTTTTTAATCCTCATTGTTCAGGAAAACTTCAGAGAAAGGATCTTGTCTACCTGTCTAAAGCATCTTCTGCTCTAAAAAGGAAGGATAGATATTTCATGTTTGCAGTTTCAGTGATTTCCTAATCAAACCTGCTCAAGGAATCCTTTCCCTAACTCCTCTGCTACCACCAGATCTGCAAACTCAACTTGGAAGATGAAAGCCAAGGGTCTTGGTTCACTCTTGTGTTTGTAGCCATGAATACTAAAGATCTTGATGGCTGTCTTACACATAGTGGCACTCAATATGTTTGCTCAGTTATAACAACAATTTACTAAACAGTTTGGCTGATGATCACCAAATCTAATGTAGCTGTTCTACAGTAAgtccaaaaaaagtaaaaaccaatGAAAATGTTTAACCCCCAAAGTTCTCTGCTCCCTCTGATTTACAGGCTatcacagcacagctcctcccACTATTGCATGACATCCAACAAGGCAGCTTTTATTCAGTTCAGTGTAGCCTACAACAGGGCCTGATCATGTACATCATTAGAGTTCAGGAGTTTAAAAGCATAAACTTCAAAGTACTgtaccagaaagagaaaaaatcacGGATCCTATTTCCACTGATTCTGAATATCGAACTCGGTGTTGTTGCCTCTGTAGAATTGTAGAAATTTCATGattctaaataaattttaaaaggttatttttaaagtatgttttcaGCCAACAAGTTAGATGATAGAAATAGTCTTAAAGCATCGTCTGAACCATTATAGACAGAACTTTAGCgtcattgtttaaaaaatattttttcttccacttgcaataaaaaagtagtaaaatgttAATCAAACTTTTTCAGTTaatgaaattttgaaatatttacattGGAAGTTATCAAACATTGAATGACAATTTTGTATGCAGACATTCAGTTTGCCTCAGGAAACTCTTGCATAATACATAAAGAAGCTCAAACATTTTACAGTCTGTTTTTGTAAGATGTGCTAAAGGAGGATTTGCAGAAGT contains:
- the C11H1orf146 gene encoding protein SPO16 homolog → MTESGGQEQSRWITTVIMSTALQNHEISTILQRQQHRVRYSESVEIGSVIFSLSGVAFILSDTQELLMTGEEQFSKRIQKFINIHRNSFLVLSAALHGPEEWNVMFRIQRRFLGSNLRVIPVHNTAETVKLMLTIAKVTSKPQADDTRYKIAMAKAQIIENSPVWKMLQDYQLHCN